The following coding sequences are from one Triticum dicoccoides isolate Atlit2015 ecotype Zavitan chromosome 4A, WEW_v2.0, whole genome shotgun sequence window:
- the LOC119286015 gene encoding probable polygalacturonase isoform X1, protein MKRLWRLQVVLSWVLAVVLGSVHGHVRRQWGEQVPPESRPHSVTITEFGAVGDGRTLNTLPFQNAVFYARSFADKGGAQLYVPKGRWLTGSFNLTSHLTLFLEKDAIIVGTEESSQWPIVEPLPSYGQGLDLPGPRHCSLINGYNLTDVVITGNNGLIDGQGLVWWDWLRSHELNHSRPHLVEFLYSEEIVISNLTFLNSPAWSIHPVYCSNVKVHNVTIKTLLDAPLTDGIVPDSCLNVCIEDSTISVSHEAISVKSGLDKYGISIGRPTSDIHISRVDLQASSGAALAFGSEMSGGISGIHADHLRIHGSDKGFSLKTTPGRGGYIKEVIISDVEMDGIRVAIEFIGNLSSHPDDDFDPSELPVIDQITLKNMVGTNISVAGILLGIDSDPFTAICLSNLSFSITDSLHSSPWSCSNVSGYSESVLPEPCSELYAPSSNSSICFSLPSYSALDVA, encoded by the exons ATGAAGAGGCTA TGGCGTCTTCAGGTGGTCCTGTCATGGGTCCTGGCCGTCGTTCTCGGCTCAGTCCACGGCCATGTGCGGCGGCAATGGGGAGAGCAGGTGCCCCCGGAGTCGCGGCCGCACAGCGTCACCATTACCGAGTTCGGCGCCGTAGGGGATGGTAGGACCCTGAACACCCTGCCCTTCCAAAACGCCGTCTTCTACGCCCGGTCCTTCGCCGACAAGGGCGGCGCGCAGCTGTACGTCCCCAAGGGTCGATGGCTCACCGGCAGCTTCAACCTCACCAGCCATCTCACCCTCTTCCTCGAGAAAGATGCCATCATCGTCGGCACGGAG GAGTCATCGCAATGGCCAATTGTGGAACCTTTGCCATCTTATGGCCAGGGACTAGACCTTCCAGGTCCTAGACATTGTAGCTTAATAAATGGATACAATTTAACAGATGTTGTTATTACTG GGAATAATGGACTTATCGATGGCCAGGGCTTAGTATGGTGGGATTGGCTTCGCTCTCATGAACTAAATCATAGCCGCCCTCATCTCGTGGAGTTTCTGTATTCTGAAGAAATTGTGATATCAAACTTGACATTTTTGAACTCACCAGCCTGGAGCATACATCCAGTGTACTGCAG CAATGTAAAGGTTCATAACGTCACAATTAAGACTTTGTTGGATGCTCCACTCACTGATGGCATAGTTCCAG ATTCATGTTTGAATGTCTGCATCGAAGACAGCACCATTAGTGTCAGTCATGAAGCCATCTCAGTGAAAAGTGGGTTGGACAAGTACGGCATTTCTATCGGAAGGCCAACCTCGGACATTCATATCAGCAGAGTGGATCTTCAAGCGTCATCTGGTGCTGCACTTGCATTTGGCAGTGAGATGTCCGGTGGGATCTCAGGTATTCATGCTGACCACCTAAGGATACATGGTTCTGATAAAGGGTTCTCTTTGAAGACCACCCCTGGTCGTGGAGGTTACATAAAGGAAGTGATCATCTCAGATGTAGAAATGGATGGTATCCGTGTGGCCATTGAATTCATAGGTAATTTATCAAGCCATCCAGATGATGATTTTGATCCGTCTGAGCTTCCGGTGATTGATCAAATCACCTTAAAGAATATGGTGGGAACAAACATCTCGGTTGCAGGAATTTTATTAGGAATTGACAGTGATCCATTTACTGCGATTTGCCTTTCCAATCTCAGTTTCTCGATAACTGATTCGCTCCATTCTAGTCCCTGGTCTTGTTCCAATGTTTCTGGATACTCGGAATCGGTCTTGCCTGAGCCTTGCTCGGAACTGTATGCACCATCCTCAAATTCTTCAATTTGCTTCTCCCTTCCTAGTTACAGTGCACTTGATGTGGCATAG
- the LOC119286015 gene encoding probable polygalacturonase isoform X2, with product MKRLVVLSWVLAVVLGSVHGHVRRQWGEQVPPESRPHSVTITEFGAVGDGRTLNTLPFQNAVFYARSFADKGGAQLYVPKGRWLTGSFNLTSHLTLFLEKDAIIVGTEESSQWPIVEPLPSYGQGLDLPGPRHCSLINGYNLTDVVITGNNGLIDGQGLVWWDWLRSHELNHSRPHLVEFLYSEEIVISNLTFLNSPAWSIHPVYCSNVKVHNVTIKTLLDAPLTDGIVPDSCLNVCIEDSTISVSHEAISVKSGLDKYGISIGRPTSDIHISRVDLQASSGAALAFGSEMSGGISGIHADHLRIHGSDKGFSLKTTPGRGGYIKEVIISDVEMDGIRVAIEFIGNLSSHPDDDFDPSELPVIDQITLKNMVGTNISVAGILLGIDSDPFTAICLSNLSFSITDSLHSSPWSCSNVSGYSESVLPEPCSELYAPSSNSSICFSLPSYSALDVA from the exons ATGAAGAGGCTA GTGGTCCTGTCATGGGTCCTGGCCGTCGTTCTCGGCTCAGTCCACGGCCATGTGCGGCGGCAATGGGGAGAGCAGGTGCCCCCGGAGTCGCGGCCGCACAGCGTCACCATTACCGAGTTCGGCGCCGTAGGGGATGGTAGGACCCTGAACACCCTGCCCTTCCAAAACGCCGTCTTCTACGCCCGGTCCTTCGCCGACAAGGGCGGCGCGCAGCTGTACGTCCCCAAGGGTCGATGGCTCACCGGCAGCTTCAACCTCACCAGCCATCTCACCCTCTTCCTCGAGAAAGATGCCATCATCGTCGGCACGGAG GAGTCATCGCAATGGCCAATTGTGGAACCTTTGCCATCTTATGGCCAGGGACTAGACCTTCCAGGTCCTAGACATTGTAGCTTAATAAATGGATACAATTTAACAGATGTTGTTATTACTG GGAATAATGGACTTATCGATGGCCAGGGCTTAGTATGGTGGGATTGGCTTCGCTCTCATGAACTAAATCATAGCCGCCCTCATCTCGTGGAGTTTCTGTATTCTGAAGAAATTGTGATATCAAACTTGACATTTTTGAACTCACCAGCCTGGAGCATACATCCAGTGTACTGCAG CAATGTAAAGGTTCATAACGTCACAATTAAGACTTTGTTGGATGCTCCACTCACTGATGGCATAGTTCCAG ATTCATGTTTGAATGTCTGCATCGAAGACAGCACCATTAGTGTCAGTCATGAAGCCATCTCAGTGAAAAGTGGGTTGGACAAGTACGGCATTTCTATCGGAAGGCCAACCTCGGACATTCATATCAGCAGAGTGGATCTTCAAGCGTCATCTGGTGCTGCACTTGCATTTGGCAGTGAGATGTCCGGTGGGATCTCAGGTATTCATGCTGACCACCTAAGGATACATGGTTCTGATAAAGGGTTCTCTTTGAAGACCACCCCTGGTCGTGGAGGTTACATAAAGGAAGTGATCATCTCAGATGTAGAAATGGATGGTATCCGTGTGGCCATTGAATTCATAGGTAATTTATCAAGCCATCCAGATGATGATTTTGATCCGTCTGAGCTTCCGGTGATTGATCAAATCACCTTAAAGAATATGGTGGGAACAAACATCTCGGTTGCAGGAATTTTATTAGGAATTGACAGTGATCCATTTACTGCGATTTGCCTTTCCAATCTCAGTTTCTCGATAACTGATTCGCTCCATTCTAGTCCCTGGTCTTGTTCCAATGTTTCTGGATACTCGGAATCGGTCTTGCCTGAGCCTTGCTCGGAACTGTATGCACCATCCTCAAATTCTTCAATTTGCTTCTCCCTTCCTAGTTACAGTGCACTTGATGTGGCATAG